Proteins found in one Anopheles aquasalis chromosome 3, idAnoAquaMG_Q_19, whole genome shotgun sequence genomic segment:
- the LOC126574519 gene encoding pyruvate dehydrogenase E1 component subunit beta, mitochondrial yields the protein MMLATAARNLTRRSFSTSKALAAQQLTVRDALNAALDEEMERDEKVFLLGEEVAQYDGAYKVSRGLWKKYGDKRVIDTPITEMGFAGIAVGAAMAGLRPVCEFMTFNFSMQAIDQVINSAAKTFYMSAGTVNVPIVFRGPNGAAAGVAAQHSQCFGAWYSHCPGLKVVSPYDSEDAKGLLKAAIRDPDPVVVLENEMVYGVSYPVSDQVLDKNFVLPIGKAKIMRAGKHITIVAHSKSVETAMLAANELAGKGIEAEVINLRSLRPLDSETIFKSVQKTHHLVTVEQGWPQSGIGSEICARVMEHETFFHLDAPIWRVTGVDVPMPYAKTLEAAALPQVPDVVNAVNKVLGVK from the exons ATGATGCTCGCCACAGCCGCCCGCAATCTAACTCGCCGATCATTTTCGACCTCAAAGGCGCTCGCAGCGCAGCAACTGACCGTCCGCGATGCCCTTAACGCGGCGCTCGATGAGGAGATGGAGCGGGATGAGAAAGTGTTCCTGCTCGGGGAGGAGGTAGCACAGTACGACGGGGCATACAAG GTTTCCCGTGGTCTATGGAAAAAGTATGGTGATAAGCGAGTGATCGACACACCGATCACCGAGATGGGCTTTGCCGGTATTGCTGTCGGTGCGGCCATGGCCGGATTGCGGCCGGTATGCGAGTTCATGACGTTCAACTTTTCGATGCAGGCCATCGATCag GTCATTAATTCAGCTGCGAAAACATTCTACATGTCCGCCGGTACGGTGAACGTTCCGATTGTGTTCCGTGGCCCCAATGGTGCCGCAGCCGGTGTGGCGGCTCAACACTCGCAGTGCTTCGGTGCCTGGTATTCGCACTGTCCTGGACTGAAAGTTGTCTCCCCGTACGACAGTGAAGATGCTAAGG GACTTTTGAAGGCTGCGATTCGTGACCCCGATCCGGTGGTCGTACTGGAGAACGAAATGGTGTACGGTGTAAGCTATCCCGTTTCCGACCAGGTACTGGATAAAAACTTTGTTCTTCCGATCGGCAAAGCAAAGATTATGCGAGCAGGAAAACACATCACCATCGTGGCGCACTCGAAATCCGTCGAAACGGCCATGCTGGCTGCCAACGAACTAGCCGGTAAGGGCATCGAGGCGGAGGTGATCAACCTAAGATCGCTGCGTCCCCTCGACTCGGAGACTATCTTCAAATCGGTACAAAAGACTCACCATCTCGTGACGGTGGAGCAGGGTTGGCCTCAGAGTG GTATTGGATCTGAAATCTGTGCACGGGTCATGGAGCACGAGACGTTCTTCCATCTGGATGCCCCGATTTGGCGTGTAACTG GTGTCGATGTACCGATGCCGTACGCCAAGACGCTCGAAGCTGCCGCCCTGCCACAAGTACCTGACGTAGTTAATGCTGTCAATAAGGTGCTAGGTGTAAAGTAA
- the LOC126574499 gene encoding origin recognition complex subunit 3 gives MEATNSVSKGVFLLNADAKRKRTNDGATTFLDESMTDALWYRGYKKHWDSLQRAITKIQATSYGKVLDDLMAFVEDCYFSTEYDGALPTAILLTGINQTDHLSQFRNLTEHIRNNTPSYVVILQSRDCSGIKQAIESMVGGFMEHQLADDGGTLDKPLRKNQLILPVLEAWYLEKHEQMERKPTLTIILPEFEHFKPTMLEDFILILNSHAPRLPFVLIFGVATTISSIHSALPYHVTSKLKLSTFQSEPSITHLNKLLDHIFLTPFCPLHLSAKTLTLLLDIFLFYDFSVNGFMQGLKLAFMEHYFDQPIHGLSTIILDDDDLSEMVEELTANDLQQIRELPSFRPFVESLQQPQAVIDILTDDGHLKRSLPKMLLGVHNYWFTFHCALEILQALFYDLPMAPLGKHLRELYCHAAASDITALPEFHECMKLLSFLSKEEMMLKIKAMLDIVLAYVNRNDQLNTEGRIVYEVAPLEKIASGLVVLSEELAAATYDVLPNDKTDDQQLLSPSMGRQELRDKLLNGVRSAKQKSGVTRAMDRLMNYMVKRIFQRYLKPPNAYSVPLIELFLFSDSAAMRRHIIGSPRAAMHTALTNPQHYLQCECCILDDPDSILPTLPDICIAYKLHLECGKLINLYDWLQAFRAVVEERPPDELDEQVSPQIQARFTLAVSELQFLGFIKTSKRKTDHVTRLTW, from the exons ATGGAGGCCACAAATTCAGTTTCCAAA GGAGTGTTCCTGCTGAATGCCGACGCTAAACGGAAAAGAACCAACGATGGCGCGACGACCTTCCTGGACGAAAGTATGACGGACGCGCTGTGGTATCGAGGCTACAAAAAACACTGGGATAGCTTGCAGCGTGCCATAACGAAGATACAGGCCACCAGCTACGGCAAGGTGCTGGACGATCTGATGGCCTTTGTCGAAGATTGCTACTTCTCAACCGAATACGATGGTGCTCTACCGACGGCAATCCTGCTTACTGGCATCAACCAGACCGACCATTTGTCCCAGTTCCGGAACCTTACTGAACATATCCGTAATAATACGCCCTCGTATGTGGTCATCTTGCAATCCAGGGATTGTTCCGGCATTAAGCaggcaatcgaatcgatggttggtggcttTATGGAGCATCAGTTggcagatgatggtggtacccTGGACAAACCGTTGCGTAAAAATCAGCTAATTCTGCCCGTACTCGAGGCATGGTATTTAGAAAAGCACGAGCAAATGGAACGAAAGCCAACCCTAACCATCATTTTGCCTGAGTTTGAACACTTCAAGCCTACCATGTTGGAAGATTTCATACTCATATTAAA TTCTCACGCGCCCCGGCTTCCGTTCGTGCTCATCTTTGGTGTCGCCACAACAATAAGTTCGATTCACAGCGCGCTTCCGTACCATGTGACCAGCAAGTTGAAGCTTAGCACGTTTCAATCGGAACCATCCATCACGCATCTCAACAAGCTATTGGATCACATATTTCTGACGCCTTTTTGTCCGCTCCATCTTTCGGCGAAAACGTTGACTCTGCTGTTGGACATCTTCCTGTTTTATGACTTTTCGGTCAACGGATTTATGCAGGGATTGAAGTTAGCCTTCATGGAACACTACTTCGATCAACCGATCCATGGCCTCAGTACGATCATtctggacgacgatgatctcAGTGAAATGGTCGAAGAGTTAACTGCCAACGACTTGCAGCAAATACGCGAGCTACCGTCGTTCAGACCATTCGTCGAATCGCTACAGCAGCCACAGGCCGTAATCGACATTCTCACTGACGACGGTCATCTGAAGCGCTCGCTGCCCAAAATGCTATTGGGGGTTCACAATTATTGGTTCACCTTTCACTGTGCGCTCGAAATACTGCAAGCGTTGTTCTACGATCTGCCGATGGCACCACTGGGAAAGCACTTGCGGGAACTTTACTGCCATGCTGCCGCCTCCGATATCACGGCACTGCCCGAGTTCCACGAGTGCATGAAATTGCTGTCCTTCCTATCGAAAGAGGAAATGATGCTAAAGATAAAAGCTATGCTGGACATCGTATTGGCGTATGTAAATCGTAACGATCAACTCAATACCGAGGGACGCATCGTGTACGAGGTAGCACCCCTCGAGAAGATAGCCAGTGGTTTAGTGGTGCTGTCGGAAGAGCTTGCGGCCGCAACGTATGATGTACTACCGAACGACAAAACCGATGATCAGCAACTCCTTTCGCCAAGTATGGGCAGACAAGAACTAAGAGATAAATTGCTTAATGGGGTACGGAGCGCGAAGCAAAAATCCGGTGTTACGCGTGCGATGGATCGTTTAATGAATTACATGGTGAAGCGCATTTTTCAACGTTACCTCAAGCCTCCGAACGCCTATTCCGTACCCTTGATTGAGCTGTTCCTGTTTAGCGATAGCGCAGCCATGCGGCGGCATATAATTGGCTCACCAAGAGCAGCGATGCATACGGCGCTCACTAACCCGCAGCACTACTTACAGTGCGAATGTTGCATTCTCGATGATCCTGACAGCATTCTTCCGACGCTACCAGATATCTGCATAGCGTACAAGTTACATCTCGAGTGTGGGAAACTGATAAATCTTTACGATTGGCTACAAGCGTTCCGCGCCGTAGTGGAAGAAAGGCCCCCCGATGAGCTAGATGAACAGGTTTCCCCGCAAATCCA AGCCCGCTTTACCCTTGCGGTATCAGAGTTGCAGTTTCTAGGATTTATcaaaacatcgaaaaggaAGACTGATCACGTTACCAGACTGACTTGGTGA
- the LOC126574491 gene encoding mucin-3A-like — translation MDDFDIYGDLEKYESEAKKDSEEVQDLLRRIAELEKQLESKEQEKCDVEKKNRILAENISSLLLTAKAELKRKDTVIADLRKQCDNAAFRRGNQGAKPAVGGKKREQATQTSVCHSRHTGVQTDLSKPEECSDRKRKHVRELNGDDEARESKRARVHDHGSSNRDLENDRERRREKDREREKDKYRDRDTDRLRYRDRERSRERVRERSRDRHKPRTSDRDRDGMARRERDPIKDSEASRRSEVTDRKDRNRREHDTRSRPANSSRDQQSKESISSDHKSVPSNVDRKSFSKDAGLSHRTDRRRHSTKSNHADDVRDSSSTVKAHTAICDKIREESDPAVTTLHSPDDVTQPNQKDSDKTIPDTQNAGKFRNDSSSVAISAPIKCLPATLDASEAASQHEPNINEHLITQNNDTNAETCSIVSQSIPIESVHQTPATNFKPKIVTIEAAIVEVTPGSVCVEHVTNEQTTDSTPILSREVIQEYTSEEAISSIDLPETIPTKANGDESESLNESNQTVLPPNQEDCNGDEILESTSQTSNIKTTPEEDDIEHNSTDKTVADSIMDSKSPETPIESETEKDHTMEAKQNDSNINTGEVEAAAEQTISCDRQNDAMKDFTESDLIPAENVHTAKLQLPFKEPTCNFTEWKDDILSSSKYLTKPVHPRIRALVKEAVVFKKALNNLKLASKLTEPIDLTEALVTHRRLPLNQRMCITVQNYPSRKPVTAAQSQPLDGNLNKTTNDKLVPSSNSSQVVEPGSSVTRQYEVSNTRSSNFGNEFLKITSTCTISSTSSMNRMPTAGAAGISLQQFRESSSSEPQASASLPVMPKSGSNYAVYTPWRNYFKDTNVENETIESNRSPIKRATPAEDQPVTLNASNPTNNENSPTCSLVDATTSNADMVDCSLKRDQLTKCSASRTTNVVGQELLSLVACSSTNDVTAASSSGTRDLADSSKQPTTAVAATISPKRRMSVDCLTEDTRQRVELSSTASRSASLSKEFFSSIALPIVSALDFVQPKPRCNTRTKTICSTPKSKASALPQTPPTPMVVLHSPAKSCRTPLKGPPMVESEFDANSSVQNIMDSLLKTPIKTEINDEVEHDGNIPDINESMFSNVSAISHDVLYKSYFSTENPLSAVKSDPEEEKTPVKQACETATVDLVSPWHTAMSSTPVTATKSIARIMSTADANVSAVPTNISSSNILLSNSGQKSPSNSTLEVCIDEDTVPSETSQNITACSKSEPEAVFRQKRRSAKKRKKREKHSMADGHSRRSKKKKQHSIDTSSASSEQTSASMSMLVPPPSTDGPREQIVPQPAQRDYAPGEIIPHQSDTIANDIMLQTIKATHDQRSTAEADVPNVAQSATEKPMDRINLTTEVVNGFYTIPPGGGNLSAPTAGSPFEAATASSTTDKENVPWVKKESILRTPGQFVTPDGPVNFVREMRVVKESPNYMRVYITRKKV, via the exons ATGGACGACTTCGATATTTACGGTGATCTGGAGAAGTACGAATCGGAAGCAAAGAAG GACTCAGAGGAAGTGCAGGATCTTTTGCGGCGGATAGCTGAGCTGGAAAAGCAGCTGGAATCCAAGGAGCAAGAAAAGTGTGATgtagaaaaaaagaatagaaTTTTAGCGGAAAACATATCATCTTTGCTACTAACAGCCAAGGCGGAACTAAAGCGAAAGGATACCGTCATAGCAGATCTACGAAAACAGTGCGATAATGCGGCGTTCCGGAGAGGGAACCAGGGAGCGAAACCCGCGGTTGGTGGCAAGAAGCGAGAACAAGCAACACAAACCTCCGTTTGCCACTCTAGGCATACTGGCGTGCAGACGGATCTTTCGAAACCAGAGGAGTGCTCGgataggaaaaggaaacatgTTCGTGAGCTAAACGGAGATGATGAAGCCCGAGAGAGCAAACGGGCCCGTGTGCATGACCATGGAAGTAGCAATCGCGATCTAGAAAATGATCGCGAACGACGACGGGAAAAagaccgagaacgagagaaggaTAAATACCGTGATCGTGATACGGATCGATTAAGGTATCGAGATCGTGAACGCTCTCGTGAGCGTGTAAGAGAACGATCTCGTGATCGTCACAAGCCCAGAACCAGTGATAGAGATCGTGATGGAATGGCAAGGCGAGAGCGGGATCCAATCAAAGATTCAGAAGCTAGTCGAAGAAGCGAAGTGACTGATAGGAAAGATAGAAATCGTCGTGAGCACGACACAAGGTCACGGCCCGCGAACTCCTCGCGCGATCAACAGTCCAAGGAGAGCATCAGTTCGGATCATAAATCTGTACCGTCAAATGTAGATCGTAAATCGTTCAGTAAAGATGCTGGGCTATCACATCGCACTGATCGAAGAAGGCATTCTACAAAATCGAATCATGCGGACGATGTCCGTGATTCAAGCAGTACCGTcaaagcacacacagccatTTGTGATAAGATACGGGAAGAATCGGATCCCGCAGTAACCACCTTGCATAGTCCTGATGACGTCACGCAGCCGAACCAAAAGGATAGTGACAAAACCATTCCTGATACTCAAAATGCCGGTAAGTTTCGTAATGATTCCAGTTCAGTGGCTATTTCTGCTCCGATCAAATGCCTCCCTGCGACCCTCGATGCCAGTGAGGCTGCTTCGCAACATGAGCCGAACATTAATGAGCATCTTATTACACAGAACAACGATACGAATGCTGAAActtgttcgattgtttcgcaAAGCATTCCGATAGAGAGCGTCCACCAAACTCCAGCAACAAATTTTAAGCCTAAAATTGTTACGATTGAAGCGGCCATTGTTGAAGTGACACCAGGGAGCGTTTGCGTTGAACATGTAACAAATGAACAGACTACAGATTCTACACCAATTCTTTCACGTGAAGTTATACAGGAGTACACATCAGAAGAGGCCATTAGCAGCATAGATCTCCCAGAAACTATACCAACAAAAGCAAATGGTGATGAAAGCGAGAGTTTAAACGAGAGCAACCAGACCGTTCTGCCACCCAACCAAGAAGATTGTAATGGAGATGAAATCCTAGAAAGTACATCTCAAACtagcaacataaaaaccacTCCAGAAGAGGACGATATTGAACATAATTCGACAGACAAAACGGTAGCAGATAGCATTATGGATTCTAAATCGCCCGAAACACcgattgaaagtgaaacagaaaAGGATCATAcaatggaagcaaaacaaaatgattcaAATATCAACACGGGAGAAGTAGAAGCAGCTGCAGAGCAAACCATTAGCTGCGATAGACAGAACGATGCCATGAAAGACTTTACTGAATCTGATCTTATCCCTGCAGAAAACGTACACACGGCAAAGTTACAATTGCCGTTCAAAGAGCCCACTTGTAATTTCACCGAGTGGAAGGACGATATTTTAAGTTCGTCCAAATACCTTACGAAACCAGTACATCCGAGAATTCGAGCATTGGTCAAAGAAGCGGTGGTCTTTAAAAAGGCATTAAACAACCTCAAATTAGCCTCAAAACTAACGGAGCCTATAGATTTGACCGAGGCATTAGTGACTCACAGAAGATTGCCTTTGAATCAGCGCATGTGTATTACTGTGCAGAACTATCCGTCCAGAAAACCAGTAACTGCTGCTCAATCACAGCCGCTTGACGGAAACctgaacaaaacaacaaacgataagCTTGTTCCTTCCAGCAACAGCTCTCAGGTTGTTGAACCTGGCAGCAGTGTAACTAGGCAGTACGAAGTATCCAATACTCGTAGTAGTAATTTTgggaatgaatttttaaagaTAACAAGCACCTGCACtatatcatcaacatcatcaatgAACAGAATGCCGACTGCAGGAGCTGCTGGCATATCTTTACAACAGTTTCGTGAATCAAGTTCCAGTGAGCCACAAGCAAGTGCGTCTCTACCGGTAATGCCAAAGTCTGGGTCAAACTATGCAGTGTACACACCGTGGCGAAACTATTTCAAAGATACGAACGTTGAGAATGAAACTATCGAATCAAACAGATCACCAATCAAAAGGGCCACACCTGCAGAGGATCAACCAGTTACATTGAACGCATCAAATCCTACGAATAATGAAAATAGTCCTACTTGCAGCTTGGTAGATGCTACCACTTCTAACGCGGACATGGTGGATTGTTCATTGAAGCGCGATCAGTTAACCAAATGTTCGGCTTCTAGAACGACTAACGTCGTTGGTCAGGAGCTGTTAAGTTTAGTAGCATGTTCAAGCACGAATGATGTCACTGCCGCCTCCAGCAGTGGCACTAGAGACTTGGCCGACTCATCCAAACAACCTACAACTGCGGTTGCTGCAACAATCAGTCCAAAGCGAAGAATGTCGGTGGATTGCTTAACGGAGGATACGCGGCAGAGAGTGGAGCTCTCGTCAACCGCTTCACGATCTGCCTCTCTTTCAAAGGAATTCTTTTCGTCCATCGCTTTGCCAATCGTTTCGGCGCTCGATTTCGTTCAACCTAAACCACGATGCAATACCAGAACAAAGACCATTTGCTCGACACCGAAGTCGAAGGCATCAGCCCTACCTCAGACACCACCGACGCCGATGGTAGTGTTGCATTCTCCCGCCAAATCATGCCGCACTCCTCTCAAGGGTCCACCGATGGTGGAATCCGAGTTTGATGCTAACTCTTCGGTACAAAATATCATGGATTCTTTGCTTAAAACACCGATCAAAACCGAGATCAACGACGAGGTGGAACATGATGGCAACATACCCGATATCAACGAGTCTATGTTTTCAAACGTGTCCGCGATCTCGCATGATGTTCTCTACAAAAGCTACTTTTCGACCGAGAATCCGCTTTCTGCCGTAAAGTCTGATCCTGAGGAAGAAAAGACGCCCGTTAAACAAGCGTGTGAAACGGCGACGGTGGATCTAGTTTCGCCGTGGCACACTGCCATGTCCTCCACACCTGTTACGGCTACCAAAAGCATAGCAAGGATTATGAGCACTGCAGATGCGAACGTATCGGCAGTGCCAACCAACATCAGCTCATCAAACATTTTGTTGTCTAACAGTGGACAAAAATCACCTTCCAATTCAACGCTTGAGGTGTGTATTGACGAGGACACCGTACCAAGCGAAACGTCGCAGAACATTACAGCATGTTCCAAGAGCGAACCGGAAGCTGTGTTTCGTCAAAAACGGCGTAgtgcaaagaaaaggaagaaaagagaaaagcacTCCATGGCCGACGGTCACAGCAGGcggtcgaagaagaagaagcaacattcTATTGATACGTCTTCCGCCAGCTCGGAACAAACGTCTGCAAGCATGTCCATGCttgtgccaccaccatccacagaTGGGCCACGAGAACAAATTGTTCCACAGCCTGCTCAGCGTGATTACGCACCAGGTGAAATCATTCCGCATCAAAGCGATACCATTGCCAACGACATCATGCTACAGACAATCAAAGCCACCCACGATCAACGGTCTACGGCGGAAGCAGATGTCCCTAACGTGGCGCAAAGTGCGACTGAAAAACCAATGGATCGCATAAATTTGACGACAGAAGTTGTAAATGGATTTTATACCATACCACCTGGCGGAGGAAACTTGAGTGCTCCCACTGCAGGGTCACCGTTTGAGGCTGCTACGGCTTCGAGCACCACGGACAAGGAAAATGTGCCATGGGTCAAGAAGGAATCGATATTGAGGACGCCCGGTCAGTTCGTTACCCCGGATGGACCAGTCAACTTTGTGCGCGAAATGAGGGTTGTCAAGGAAAGTCCCAATTACATGAGAGTGTACATAACGAGGAAAAAAGTCTAA
- the LOC126574496 gene encoding valine--tRNA ligase, whose translation MSATQTNATPSAEAPVKTEKQLKKEAEKAAKLAKLQEKLNKKQQQDQQSASKPKVEKKVKETKEVAVYSSSTKEGEKKDLSGPFPDAYSPQYVEAAWYSWWEKEGFFKPEYGRKLNNPKGQFVMVIPPPNVTGSLHLGHALTNAIEDAITRWHRMKGRTTLWVPGCDHAGIATQVVVEKKLWREQQQTRHDLGREKFIEKIWQWRNDKGDRIYHQLKRLGSSFDWDRACFTMDPKLCKAVTEAFVRMHEQGLIYRSSRLVNWSCTLRSAISDIEVDKVEIAGRTQLSIPGYAEKVEFGVLVSFAYKVVDSAEEIVVATTRVETMLGDTAVAVHPLDERYKHLHGKFVQHPFCDRRLPIVCDEFVEREFGTGAVKITPAHDPNDYEVGKRHNLPFITIFTDDGIIGGADYGPFTGMKRFDARKAVLEALKKNGLYRDTKDNPMVVPVCSRSKDIVEPLIKPQWYVKCSEMASKATEAVRSGELTITPEVHRKTWYHWMDEIRDWCVSRQLWWGHRIPAYQVVFKDPSKAPKDLSGENLWFVGRSEAEALSKAATALKVDKSVITLRQDEDVLDTWFSSGLFPFSVFGWPDNTDDLKLFYPTTLLETGHDILFFWVARMVFFGQTLLGKLPFREVFLHPMVRDAHGRKMSKSLGNVIDPMDVITGISLEGLHQQLLDSNLDPREIEKAKAGQKQDYPNGIPECGTDALRFALCAYMTQARDINLDINRVQGYRFFCNKLWNATKFALMYFPGAETYDIITTMDESEGTIDRWILSRLAGCIEVSNRGFEKYEFAQATNACYNFWLYDLCDVYLECLKSVFQTGDEKRKASARRTLYTCLNLGLKLLSPFMPFITEELYQRLPRGDLGTVASICVAPYPEPADCSWKDDSIEKGFEFVQKTARDIRSARSDYNIPNKTKTDAYFICADEGVRSALDRFGGELETMAFSNVHFGVVPPAGCAILTISGQCVVHLMLKGLIEVDKEIEKISKKQESLKQTVTKLQQAMAVANYASKVPEDVRKANQEKLEQSKVEIERLAAAIDTLKLM comes from the exons ATGTCTGCCACGCAGACGAACGCCACTCCATCCGCCGAGGCACCggtgaaaacggaaaagcagcTAAAGAAAGAGGCCGAGAAGGCGGCCAAGCTGGCCAAGTTGCAGGaaaagttgaacaaaaaacaacagcaggaCCAACAGTCGGCTAGCAAACCAAAGGTGGAG aaaaaagtgaaggaaacgaaggaagTGGCCGtgtacagcagcagtacgaagGAGGGCGAAAAGAAGGATCTATCGGGACCCTTTCCGGATGCTTACAGCCCGCAGTATGTGGAGGCTGCTTGGTATAGCTGGTGGGAAAAGGAAGGCTTCTTCAAGCCAGAGTATGGA CGGAAGCTGAACAATCCCAAGGGCCAATTTGTGATGGTgataccaccaccgaacgTGACGGGCTCCCTGCATCTCGGGCACGCCCTTACGAACGCGATCGAGGACGCAATCACCCGGTGGCATCGGATGAAGGGTCGCACGACGCTGTGGGTGCCGGGTTGCGATCATGCTGGTATCGCAACGCAGGTCGTGGTCGAGAAAAAGCTGTGgcgagagcagcaacaaacgcgTCACGATCTTGGGCGTGAAAAGTTTATCGAAAAGATCTGGCAATGGCGCAACGACAAGGGTGATCGCATTTACCATCAGCTGAAAAGACTAGGATCGTCGTTCGATTGGGATCGAGCGTGCTTCACGATGGACCCGAAGCTCTGCAAAGCGGTGACGGAAGCGTTTGTGCGGATGCACGAGCAAGGCCTTATCTACCGAAGCAGCCGGCTGGTGAACTGGTCCTGTACACTACGATCAGCCATTTCGGATATTGAGGTCGATAAGGTAGAGATAGCTGGACGTACGCAACTGTCGATACCCGGTTACGCCGAGAAGGTTGAGTTCGGTGtgctcgtttcgttcgcctATAAAGTGGTCGACAGTGCCGAGGAGATAGTGGTCGCGACGACACGTGTTGAAACCATGCTCGGTGATACGGCAGTGGCCGTGCATCCGCTCGATGAACGGTACAAGCATCTGCACGGCAAGTTCGTGCAGCATCCATTCTGCGACCGTCGGCTGCCGATTGTGTGCGATGAGTTTGTCGAGCGTGAATTCGGAACGGGTGCGGTCAAGATTACTCCGGCACATGATCCAAACGATTACGAGGTTGGCAAGCGACACAATCTTCCCTTCATTACGATCTTCACGGATGATGGCATCATTGGTGGGGCGGATTACGGTCCGTTCACCGGTATGAAGCGCTTCGATGCGCGAAAGGCTGTTCTCGAGGCGCTGAAAAAGAATGGTTTGTACCGGGACACCAAGGACAATCCGATGGTCGTGCCTGTGTGCTCTCGCTCGAAGGACATCGTGGAGCCTCTCATTAAGCCGCAATGGTACGTGAAGTGCAGTGAAATGGCTTCGAAAGCAACGGAAGCGGTCCGTTCTGGTGAGCTGACGATAACACCGGAAGTACACCGTAAGACCTGGTACCACTGGATGGATGAGATCCGAGATTGGTGTGTTTCCCGGCAGCTCTGGTGGGGACACCGTATTCCGGCCTATCAAGTCGTGTTTAAGGATCCTTCGAAGGCGCCCAAAGATCTGAGCGGTGAAAATCTTTGGTTCGTCGGCCGATCGGAAGCCGAAGCGCTTAGCAAAGCAGCCACGGCACTAAAGGTGGACAAGTCAGTGATCACACTGCGGCAGGATGAGGACGTGCTTGACACATGGTTCAGCTCGGGTCTGTTTCCGTTCTCCGTGTTCGGTTGGCCGGACAACACGGACGATTTGAAGCTGTTCTATCCGACCACCTTACTGGAAACGGGCCACGACATTTTATTCTTCTGGGTCGCCCGTATGGTGTTCTTCGGTCAAACGTTGCTGGGGAAACTACCGTTCCGGGAAGTTTTCCTCCACCCGATGGTGCGCGATGCCCACGGTCGTAAGATGTCCAAGTCGCTGGGCAATGTCATCGATCCGATGGACGTGATTACGGGCATTTCGCTCGAAGGGttacaccagcagctgctcgatTCCAATCTCGATCCACGGGAAATCGAGAAAGCCAAAGCGGGACAAAAGCAGGACTATCCCAACGGCATTCCCGAGTGCGGTACCGATGCGCTACGGTTTGCGCTGTGCGCTTACATGACGCAAGCCCGTGATATCAACTTGGATATCAACCGTGTCCAGGGTTATCGGTTTTTCTGTAACAAACTGTGGAATGCAACCAAATTTGCGCTCATGTACTTCCCGGGAGCGGAAACGTACGACATCATCACAACGATG GATGAGTCCGAAGGAACTATCGATCGTTGGATTTTGTCTCGTCTTGCCGGGTGCATCGAAGTTTCGAATCGAGGATTCGAAAAGTATGAGTTCGCACAGGCTACCAACGCGTGCTACAACTTCTGGTTGTACGATTTGTGTGACGTGTATCTCGAGTGCTTGAAGAGCGTGTTTCAAACCGGAGACGAGAAGAGAAAGGCCTCGGCACGTCGTACGCTGTACACGTGTCTCAACTTGGGCCTGAAGTTGCTGTCACCGTTTATGCCGTTTATTACGGAGGAACTGTACCAGAGGCTGCCCCGTGGAGATCTGGGAACGGTAGCGAGTATCTGTGTGGCACCCTACCCCGAACCGGCCGACTGTAGTTGGAAGGATGACTCGATCGAGAAGGGCTTTGAGTTTGTACAGAAAACGGCCCGTGACATCCGATCCGCGCGCAGTGACTACAACATCCCGAACAAGACGAAAACCGATGCGTACTTTATCTGTGCGGACGAGGGTGTACGTAGCGCACTGGATCGGTTCGGAGGGGAACTGGAAACGATGGCCTTCTCAAACGTTCACTTTGGAGTGGTGCCTCCGGCGGGCTGCGCCATTCTCACCATCTCCGGCCAGTGCGTGGTCCATCTGATGCTGAAAGGTCTGATCGAGGTGGATAAGGAGATTGAGAAGATCAGCAAAAAGCAGGAATCGCTCAAGCAAACCGTAACCAAGCTGCAGCAGGCCATGGCCGTTGCGAACTACGCCAGCAAGGTGCCGGAAGACGTCCGGAAAGCGAATCAGGAGAAGCTTGAGCAATCCAAGGTAGAAATCGAGCGTTTAGCGGCCGCGATCGATACACTGAAGCTGATGTGA